A stretch of Methanobacterium sp. Maddingley MBC34 DNA encodes these proteins:
- a CDS encoding Ribbon-helix-helix protein, copG family (PFAM: Ribbon-helix-helix protein, copG family), translating into MSKKIPIGLKLDETQLEHLREYAKRKGGSPISHHIRIAIAEYLEKYDQ; encoded by the coding sequence ATGTCTAAAAAAATTCCCATCGGTTTAAAATTAGATGAAACACAACTAGAACACCTTAGGGAGTATGCTAAGCGTAAAGGCGGAAGCCCTATTAGTCATCATATAAGAATAGCTATCGCGGAATATCTTGAGAAATACGACCAATAA